One region of Chlorobiota bacterium genomic DNA includes:
- a CDS encoding choice-of-anchor D domain-containing protein: protein MKPLIRIALLLLLGIGGTMQLLAQGAPSGNKFPVPFGLNNVGKEFYLSFPANWEAGTPGGQKYIRFYITSGVRTRVNVWVGQQFKKTFYTIPYDIVTVDLDNIEGQILVRDDQTDVPDDEVYKKRAVRIEAEAPIVVYGINRLKYSSDGLLALPVNALGQEYIISTYGSVTDGTVQKLPSQYMIAAPYDGTLVTISHPMSSPNHPAGSTFSISLDKGDVFSSMSIGYGGDLTGTYIYSTKPVAVTAGNNCTYIPNELQYCCCDHITEMLLPISTWGKVYHAMPIKTRAKGPIYRIFAGEPDAKVYINGTLYGTIPGKGGELGYGFLEIRPEEPLPMEFSSDKPIMVAQYNTSQYYEGTNGVPTDPFFLVLTPVEQYQNDLVFTTPKDDFQDNYINLAVDSAGLYQIEIAQGGSDQFDLLMAKYAPTVRKYPTQLNGKTYMGATFKIPPGTYRMRGPNPFAGYIYGFSNFDSYGYPLSAALGDLRIKDTVAPDVTMKQNCDGTVDGVVNDMPDEEASRSNLAFIWLDPDTLQTYNYELFVPTTFETGNRTTTFQLRVIDQTKDARAVLISTDRSGNFRRDTVYYTSFNVDIQPDPLNFGNLVLNATATRTLTITNMNSRPVTVRQVRLKTGTDFTITKNLSVPVTLGPAGSGTESATIDVQFTASRSGSFSDSVGVADDCGLHYISLVTGSSATPIIQVTDIDYGKQLVGTLVNRQFEIRNISADGGVLTITGGTTLSAYPGTNPPIFTSQHGTLTFPLNLNAGQIITVNATFQPNAVGPFQDQIVFSHNAPPNPSNDSISVHKGEGIQASLFATSYDWPRRRVGTGPYPASVWIKNAGTTQARVTGVQGITGNTSDFRILNQSQFVNVDMQPGDSLEVQVEFTPTAIGPRTATITYDHNTNQTEPVQSVLTGIGTETGLATQDYDFGTRVIKTTDSAMAIKFWMPGDPIYRDTVAITGFQFTSDNDGTTDDFRYALQPGATFPIVLRPGADTLTFTGYFNAQAIGQRRASIRAITADGVDATSNWVGVGQFFAPAIIGATDSVRDLCITDTVGALLSPIITNTGSANLQVIGMRFKSGRSTPFTILDPNPTLMFTVLPGDKRLIQVRYVPTQAGVIQRDTIVFTTNIPGGTEYELEVSGSAAPIENLSTTTQITGRGKDNVVELGKEMDVTVLLNEDVTALNAKEYSVVFTYDPNLLQSRPATLAKLEALTPAGATATLNTASKPGLLIIDVVTPTPLVGTGKLLTMPFGVMFTKDPERSMDVKVTLNDVNCAVVKTSAATTGLAPICGLNLRLIELTGADYALDQNAPNPFNPVTNIRYSLGLDGFTKIVLYDANGRLVQTLVNEVQQPGIYELTLDVTNLPSGNYYYTLTSGTWSKTRMLTVKK from the coding sequence ATGAAACCATTGATCCGCATTGCACTGCTGCTGCTGCTGGGTATCGGCGGAACGATGCAATTACTGGCGCAGGGCGCGCCAAGCGGGAACAAGTTTCCCGTTCCGTTTGGGCTGAACAATGTTGGGAAGGAGTTCTATCTATCGTTCCCAGCAAACTGGGAAGCAGGGACTCCTGGCGGCCAGAAATACATCCGCTTCTACATCACTTCCGGCGTTCGCACCCGCGTGAACGTCTGGGTGGGTCAGCAGTTCAAGAAGACCTTCTACACAATCCCCTACGACATCGTCACCGTTGACCTTGATAACATCGAAGGGCAAATCCTTGTTCGCGACGACCAGACTGACGTGCCGGACGACGAGGTCTATAAAAAACGCGCCGTACGTATCGAAGCCGAAGCGCCAATCGTGGTCTATGGAATCAACCGCCTGAAGTACTCAAGCGATGGGTTGCTGGCATTGCCGGTGAACGCCCTGGGCCAGGAGTACATCATCTCCACCTACGGCTCGGTAACCGACGGCACGGTGCAGAAGTTGCCGTCGCAGTACATGATCGCCGCCCCGTACGACGGGACGTTGGTCACGATCAGCCACCCGATGAGTTCGCCAAACCACCCCGCCGGCAGCACCTTCTCCATCTCCCTCGACAAAGGGGATGTCTTCTCCTCGATGTCCATCGGCTACGGTGGCGATTTAACGGGAACGTACATCTATTCCACCAAGCCCGTGGCCGTCACTGCGGGGAACAACTGCACGTACATCCCTAACGAACTCCAGTATTGCTGCTGCGACCATATCACCGAGATGCTGCTGCCGATTAGCACGTGGGGGAAGGTCTATCACGCAATGCCGATCAAAACGCGTGCGAAAGGGCCGATCTACCGGATCTTTGCCGGCGAACCCGACGCAAAGGTCTATATCAACGGAACCCTGTATGGCACCATCCCCGGAAAGGGGGGTGAGCTTGGCTACGGTTTCTTGGAAATCCGGCCGGAAGAACCGCTGCCGATGGAGTTCTCCTCCGACAAACCGATCATGGTGGCCCAGTACAACACCTCCCAGTATTACGAAGGGACCAACGGCGTTCCCACCGATCCTTTCTTTCTTGTGCTGACCCCGGTGGAGCAGTACCAGAACGACTTGGTGTTCACCACACCCAAGGATGATTTCCAGGATAACTACATCAACCTTGCGGTGGATTCGGCGGGGCTGTACCAGATTGAGATTGCCCAGGGGGGAAGCGACCAGTTCGATTTGCTGATGGCGAAGTACGCCCCAACGGTGCGGAAATATCCAACCCAATTGAACGGGAAAACATACATGGGGGCAACCTTTAAAATCCCCCCAGGAACCTACCGGATGCGCGGGCCAAATCCGTTTGCCGGCTACATCTACGGCTTCAGCAACTTCGACAGCTACGGCTACCCACTTTCGGCTGCGTTGGGCGACCTCCGGATTAAGGACACCGTTGCCCCCGACGTAACCATGAAGCAAAACTGCGACGGCACCGTGGATGGCGTGGTGAACGATATGCCGGACGAGGAAGCCTCACGTTCGAACCTTGCCTTCATCTGGCTGGACCCGGACACACTCCAGACCTACAACTATGAACTGTTCGTCCCCACAACGTTCGAGACCGGGAACCGCACAACCACGTTCCAGCTTCGGGTGATTGACCAAACCAAGGATGCCCGCGCCGTGCTGATCTCCACCGACCGCTCCGGAAATTTCCGCCGCGACACGGTCTATTATACCTCCTTCAATGTTGACATCCAGCCCGATCCCCTCAACTTTGGGAACTTGGTTCTGAACGCCACGGCAACCAGAACGCTGACGATCACCAACATGAACAGCCGCCCCGTTACCGTGCGCCAGGTGCGGCTGAAAACCGGCACCGACTTCACAATCACCAAGAACCTTTCGGTTCCGGTAACGCTTGGACCCGCCGGAAGCGGAACCGAAAGCGCGACGATTGACGTGCAGTTCACCGCCAGCCGAAGCGGCAGCTTCAGCGACTCCGTTGGCGTTGCCGATGATTGTGGGCTTCACTACATCTCGCTGGTGACCGGTAGCTCGGCAACCCCCATCATCCAAGTGACCGATATTGACTACGGCAAACAGCTTGTGGGGACCTTGGTGAACCGCCAGTTTGAAATCCGCAACATCTCCGCCGATGGTGGAGTGCTGACGATTACTGGCGGAACCACGCTTTCGGCATACCCGGGAACGAATCCGCCAATTTTCACTTCGCAGCATGGAACTCTCACGTTCCCGCTGAACCTGAACGCTGGCCAGATTATCACCGTCAACGCAACGTTCCAACCAAACGCTGTTGGGCCGTTCCAGGACCAGATCGTCTTCAGCCACAACGCGCCGCCAAATCCAAGCAACGACAGCATCTCGGTCCACAAAGGTGAGGGGATACAGGCCAGCCTGTTTGCCACCAGCTACGACTGGCCGCGCCGCCGCGTTGGGACCGGACCCTATCCCGCATCGGTTTGGATTAAGAACGCCGGAACAACGCAAGCCCGCGTGACCGGGGTGCAGGGAATCACCGGAAACACTTCCGACTTCCGCATCCTGAACCAATCGCAGTTTGTGAATGTGGATATGCAGCCAGGGGATTCGTTGGAGGTGCAAGTGGAGTTCACCCCAACGGCGATTGGCCCACGCACGGCCACCATCACCTACGACCACAACACCAATCAGACCGAGCCGGTCCAATCGGTGCTGACGGGGATTGGGACGGAGACCGGATTGGCCACGCAAGATTACGACTTCGGCACGCGGGTGATTAAAACCACCGACAGCGCAATGGCCATCAAGTTCTGGATGCCAGGCGACCCGATCTACCGCGACACCGTGGCGATCACCGGATTCCAGTTCACCAGCGACAACGACGGAACCACCGATGACTTCCGCTACGCGTTGCAACCCGGCGCAACGTTCCCAATCGTTCTGCGCCCAGGGGCCGACACGCTGACGTTCACCGGCTACTTCAACGCGCAGGCGATTGGCCAGCGGCGCGCAAGCATCCGCGCAATCACTGCCGACGGCGTTGACGCAACCAGCAACTGGGTGGGGGTTGGGCAGTTCTTTGCTCCGGCCATTATCGGCGCAACCGATTCGGTCCGCGACCTTTGCATCACCGACACCGTGGGCGCGTTGCTTTCGCCAATCATCACCAACACCGGAAGCGCGAACCTGCAGGTGATTGGGATGCGGTTCAAAAGCGGGCGCAGCACCCCCTTCACCATCCTTGATCCGAACCCCACGCTGATGTTTACGGTGTTGCCAGGGGATAAGCGGTTGATTCAAGTTCGCTACGTTCCAACGCAAGCGGGGGTTATCCAGCGCGACACCATCGTCTTCACCACAAACATCCCTGGCGGAACGGAGTATGAGTTGGAGGTTAGCGGAAGCGCGGCTCCAATCGAAAATCTTTCCACCACCACCCAAATCACTGGGCGCGGAAAGGATAACGTGGTGGAGCTTGGGAAGGAGATGGACGTGACGGTGCTGCTGAACGAGGACGTGACGGCACTGAATGCCAAGGAGTACTCGGTGGTCTTCACCTACGATCCGAATCTGCTGCAATCGCGCCCGGCAACGCTTGCCAAACTTGAGGCATTAACGCCCGCCGGGGCCACCGCAACGCTCAACACCGCCAGCAAGCCTGGGTTGCTGATTATTGATGTGGTCACGCCAACGCCATTGGTGGGAACCGGAAAGCTGCTGACGATGCCTTTTGGAGTGATGTTCACCAAGGACCCAGAGCGGAGCATGGACGTGAAGGTGACGCTGAACGACGTAAACTGCGCCGTGGTGAAAACCAGCGCGGCCACCACCGGCCTTGCGCCAATCTGCGGGCTGAATCTTCGGCTGATTGAGCTTACCGGTGCCGACTACGCGCTGGACCAGAACGCACCGAACCCGTTCAACCCCGTCACCAACATCCGCTACTCGCTGGGGTTGGATGGGTTCACCAAGATCGTGCTGTACGATGCCAACGGGCGATTGGTCCAGACGTTGGTGAACGAGGTCCAGCAACCTGGAATCTACGAGCTAACGCTGGACGTGACGAACCTCCCTTCCGGCAACTACTACTACACCCTAACCAGCGGCACCTGGAGCAAAACCAGGATGCTGACGGTGAAGAAGTAA
- a CDS encoding ABC transporter ATP-binding protein → MNHPSPVVRLRGVTKEYQIEGKSLSVLRGVTLDIDPGQVVAIVGRSGAGKSTLLHIIGGLDKATSGEVEIVGRRLEGMNPKALADFRNRNVGFVFQFHHLLPEFTALENVAMPLLIRGLPMREAMAQGAEYLGLVGLQDRAGHKPSELSGGEQQRIAVARALIPQPQLVLADEPSGNLDSATGERLHALLWEISRRDQRTFIIVTHNDALAQRADRVLHMQDGVVVDAD, encoded by the coding sequence ATGAATCATCCATCGCCTGTTGTTCGGCTTCGGGGGGTAACAAAGGAGTACCAGATTGAGGGGAAATCGCTTTCGGTGCTGCGTGGGGTGACGTTGGACATTGACCCCGGGCAAGTGGTGGCGATTGTGGGAAGATCGGGGGCGGGAAAAAGCACGCTGCTTCATATTATTGGCGGGCTTGACAAAGCAACCAGCGGCGAAGTGGAGATTGTTGGGCGACGATTGGAGGGAATGAACCCAAAGGCACTTGCCGATTTCCGCAACCGGAACGTTGGGTTCGTCTTCCAGTTCCACCATCTGTTGCCGGAGTTCACCGCGCTGGAGAACGTGGCGATGCCCCTGCTGATCCGCGGCCTCCCGATGCGCGAGGCGATGGCGCAAGGGGCTGAATATTTGGGATTGGTTGGATTGCAAGACCGCGCCGGCCACAAACCAAGCGAGCTTTCCGGAGGCGAGCAGCAGCGGATTGCCGTTGCCCGCGCCTTAATCCCCCAGCCCCAGCTTGTCCTTGCCGACGAACCTTCCGGCAACCTTGATTCCGCAACGGGCGAGCGGCTGCACGCGTTGCTTTGGGAGATCAGCCGCCGCGACCAACGGACCTTCATCATCGTTACCCATAACGATGCCCTTGCCCAGCGTGCCGACCGCGTGCTGCATATGCAGGACGGCGTGGTGGTGGATGCCGATTGA
- a CDS encoding ABC transporter permease, with translation MQVTESVRMAVGAIRANKLRAGLTLLSISIGVFAIVGVAAAVGALTASIDKQLESLGRSTFIIQRDPAFEMGGAGDRRPQVTLRQAMDFKSRFTAAENISLTNFIGGVVIKFEEKASDPTFFIVGGDESYLPTNDYAIEEGRSIDPMDVQNGSDVVVIAADIANKFFSHRSAIGKQIKLNGYPYTVVGVLQSKGAVFGQSQDNFVLIPITSAARRFFDEWGSSVSMAIRAPSIEKLEEAMDQAIGLMRIIRRLDIGEENDFEVITNESLSETFGGITKYVAWFGAICGGFALLAAGIGIMNIMLVSVKERTREIGIRKAVGATSGNILSQFIIEAVTLCQLGALIGIGIGVGMGLAVGALLGIVAPIPWGSVGISVGICLLIGILFGSFPAWKASQLDPIEALRYE, from the coding sequence ATGCAAGTCACCGAATCGGTCCGAATGGCGGTCGGGGCAATCCGTGCAAACAAGCTGCGGGCGGGGCTGACGTTGCTTTCAATCTCCATTGGGGTGTTCGCCATTGTTGGCGTGGCCGCCGCCGTCGGGGCCTTGACCGCAAGCATTGACAAGCAGCTGGAATCGCTGGGGCGCAGCACATTTATCATCCAGCGCGACCCCGCATTCGAGATGGGGGGCGCTGGCGACCGCCGCCCGCAGGTGACGCTGCGCCAGGCAATGGACTTCAAGAGCCGTTTCACCGCTGCCGAAAATATCTCGCTCACCAACTTCATCGGCGGGGTGGTGATAAAGTTCGAGGAGAAAGCAAGCGACCCAACGTTCTTCATTGTTGGCGGCGATGAATCGTACCTTCCCACCAACGATTACGCCATCGAAGAAGGGCGCTCGATTGACCCGATGGACGTGCAGAACGGATCGGACGTTGTGGTGATTGCTGCCGACATCGCCAACAAGTTCTTCAGCCACCGAAGCGCGATTGGGAAGCAGATAAAACTGAACGGCTATCCCTACACGGTGGTTGGCGTGTTGCAAAGCAAGGGGGCGGTGTTTGGCCAAAGCCAGGACAATTTTGTGCTGATCCCAATCACCAGCGCGGCCCGCCGGTTTTTTGATGAGTGGGGTTCCAGCGTCAGCATGGCAATCCGCGCCCCTTCGATTGAGAAGTTAGAGGAGGCGATGGACCAGGCCATTGGGCTGATGCGGATCATCCGGCGGCTGGATATTGGCGAAGAGAACGACTTTGAGGTAATCACCAACGAGTCGCTGAGCGAAACCTTCGGGGGGATCACGAAATACGTGGCATGGTTTGGCGCAATCTGCGGCGGGTTCGCGTTGCTGGCCGCCGGGATTGGAATTATGAACATCATGCTGGTATCGGTGAAGGAGCGGACGCGGGAGATTGGAATCCGCAAAGCCGTTGGGGCGACCTCGGGGAACATCCTTTCGCAGTTTATCATCGAGGCGGTAACGCTTTGCCAGCTGGGCGCGCTGATCGGAATCGGAATCGGCGTGGGAATGGGCCTTGCGGTGGGTGCGTTGCTTGGCATCGTGGCCCCGATACCGTGGGGATCGGTCGGCATTTCGGTGGGGATCTGTTTGTTGATCGGCATCCTCTTCGGCAGCTTTCCCGCCTGGAAGGCCTCGCAGCTGGACCCGATTGAGGCATTGCGGTATGAGTAG
- a CDS encoding ABC transporter permease — protein sequence MTQFIESIRLAVSALTANKMRGALTTLGVVIGIFFVLLMGWLLTGLDNVLDDTLATFGDDILYVDKFNWAGDGDWFENRNRKNITFDQYERVRQRLTVAEYVVPTARANGASVRYGDEELTSAVVFGTTAQYIDMYGGNVKEGRFFSEIEEQSGGFVVAIGANVAKSLFPKGDAVGRVVKIEGIPFTVIGVMPKRGSLLADMVDDQLLIPIKRFFGLYGNGIRVVINVKAGGVDRVEDVRYATLGAMREVRSIGLGQRDDFSINTQDQFRKQSDQLRAIVWGVGLVMTGLSFLVGSIGIMNIMFVSVVERTKEIGIRKAIGATRSSVLQQFLVESILLCLIGTAIGVVLTSAVAYAGSYAAEKYWEIDVLDSTISISQLILAAVVSVAVGVLAGIIPAFRASRLDPVEALRAE from the coding sequence TTGGCATCTTCTTTGTGCTGCTGATGGGGTGGCTGCTTACCGGGCTGGATAATGTGCTGGACGACACCCTTGCCACCTTCGGCGACGACATCCTGTATGTTGACAAATTCAATTGGGCCGGCGATGGCGATTGGTTCGAGAATCGCAACCGGAAGAACATCACCTTCGACCAATACGAACGCGTGCGCCAACGGCTGACCGTTGCCGAGTATGTTGTTCCCACAGCACGTGCCAACGGCGCATCGGTGCGGTATGGCGATGAAGAGCTGACCTCGGCAGTGGTGTTCGGGACCACCGCCCAGTACATTGATATGTATGGCGGCAACGTGAAAGAGGGGAGGTTTTTTTCGGAGATCGAGGAGCAATCGGGTGGGTTTGTGGTGGCGATTGGCGCGAACGTCGCCAAAAGCCTTTTCCCAAAAGGTGATGCCGTGGGCCGCGTGGTGAAAATCGAGGGGATACCGTTCACGGTGATCGGCGTTATGCCCAAACGTGGATCGCTTCTTGCCGACATGGTGGACGACCAATTGCTGATCCCCATCAAACGATTTTTTGGGCTGTACGGCAACGGCATCCGCGTGGTCATCAACGTGAAAGCCGGGGGCGTTGACCGCGTGGAGGATGTCCGGTATGCCACGCTGGGGGCCATGCGCGAGGTCCGGTCCATCGGGCTGGGGCAGCGGGATGATTTCAGCATCAACACCCAGGATCAATTCCGCAAACAGTCGGACCAGCTTCGGGCGATTGTTTGGGGCGTGGGGCTGGTGATGACCGGCCTATCCTTCCTTGTTGGCTCCATTGGGATTATGAACATCATGTTCGTCTCGGTGGTGGAGCGCACCAAGGAGATCGGCATCCGCAAGGCAATCGGCGCAACCCGCAGCTCGGTGTTGCAGCAGTTTTTGGTGGAGTCCATTCTGCTCTGCTTGATTGGAACAGCAATCGGCGTGGTGCTGACCTCGGCAGTGGCCTATGCCGGTTCCTACGCCGCTGAGAAATATTGGGAGATTGACGTGCTGGACTCCACCATCTCCATCTCGCAATTGATACTGGCGGCGGTGGTCTCGGTGGCGGTTGGGGTGCTTGCCGGAATCATCCCCGCCTTCCGTGCCTCGCGGCTGGACCCGGTTGAGGCGTTGCGTGCTGAGTAG